The DNA region GCCTGGCTCGGCTTCGATCGTGATCCTGATCTTCTCGATCGGTTCCGTAGCCGAGAGAGAACCCATCGCGAAACCGGCTGGAAAATCGTCCTGTGTCGGAGCCGAGGGGTCGACGACGTCGGTTGCTCCCTCACGCAAAAAGCGACTCACCCCGAACCCCGCCAATCCGATCGTGCCAATCAATGAAGCGCCGATCAACGCGTACTTCAGCAGCGGAGAACTTGACTTACCTGTTAAATTAGACGCCATTGCTTCGCCCTTCTTGCATTTGACTCATTGGGTTACCGCTCGAACTTTGGCGTTGCGTGGCTTCACCTCGGCCCAGTGCATTGCGGAATCGACGCATGATCTCCCTTTCGATGAAATGTTCTCTGCTATGGGTATGCCTGCGGCCCCCCGTGTAAAGTCGCCTGGAAATCCAACAATTCTGGAAAAGTTCGCGAAACTAGATGTTTGCATGAGCTTGTGTTCACTGGTTCGCACATGGCTGCTGGTTGGCGGGACAACCTCTCCCGCTGAAACTACGAACACTTGTGAACATTGACTGCCGGCATTGGCTACACTCGCCGAACCGACGCGCACCCATTCGACAGGCAGAATGCTGACATGAATGAAGAGGTAGACGAATTAGCCACTCGCACACGGCTTGGAGACGAATCGGCTTTGGCGGATTTATTTGAGCGCAATCGCGCGAAGCTGCGATCGATGGTTGCGTTTCGGATGGACGCCAATTTGCGCGGCCGTGTCGATCCGTCGGACGTGATTCAAGAATCGTTTTTGGATCTGGCCAAGCGTTTCGACGATTTCAAGTCGAAACAAAGTATGTCGCCGCTGGTGTGGATGCGACTTGTCACGATGGAACGGCTGATGGCCGTGCACCGTCACCATGTCACTACTCAGATGCGAGACGCCCGGCGCGACGTGTCGATCGACCGCGAGATGGGCTTGGGTGCAACATCGGTTTCATTGGCCGCCGCGCTGATGGATCGGCTATCCTCGGCATCGGGAAAGGTGATTCGCTCGGAACAAAAAGCTAAACTGCACGAACTGCTTGAGCAAATGGATCAAGACGACCGCGAGATCATCGCCTTGCGAATATTCGAGGGCGTCACCAATGGCGAAGCGGCCGAGATTCTAAAATTATCAAAACAGACGACCAGCAAACGATTCGTTCGAGCGATCGATCGATTGCGAACGGCGATGCAAGACGTTCCTGGACTTGAACAGTGGTTTAACCATAACTGATCAACCATGACAGATCCGGGACCCGAAGATGCCGATTCGGATCGTTCACTTGACGTTGATGTCTTAGTGGATGAGATCGCTGATGAGTTTCTGTTGGCGGTACGTAGCGGAACGATTTTGGACATCGATGCGTTTGTCGCCTCGCATCCCACCGTGATTGCGAACCCTGCCATCGAAGTGCCGCTCCGGCGGATGCTGGAAACGCTACGTCTTCTGCATGGTCTTGGTGCTGAGTCGTTCGCGGCTGGAAAGCCTGCGGAACCATTGCCCGAGCAAGAATTCGGTCTGCCCGAAATCGCTGACTATCGATTGCTTCGTGTCGCGGGACGTGGCGGGATGGGTGTCGTCTACGAAGCGATGCAGTTGTCTTTGTCGCGAAAAGTCGCCTTGAAAGTTTTGCCAGAGCATTCGTTCGGCAATGCGAACTCGCTGGCTCGTTTTCAGTTGGAAGCCCGTTCAGCGGCCGGGCTTCACCACACCAACATTGTGCCAGTGTTCGAGGTCGGCAACGACGGGCGGCACTGTTTCTATGCGATGCAGTTCATCGAAGGCCATTCGCTTGACGAAGTGATTCGTCAGCTACGCGAGATTCGCGACAACGATGAATCAAAATCACGTCACGGTTTGCCCGAGGAAGCCGAACCAACCGTAGCGGAAGTCGCGAAGACTTTCGGTGATGAAATAATCAAGCCGCAACTCTTGGCGAGTTCCACTACGACAAGTTCCGCGACGACAAGCGTATCCCAGCAGTCCAAGCCGTTCTTTCGCAACATCGCGCGCATCGGACGTCAGATCGCTGATGGTCTTGGGCACGCTCACCAGCGAGGCATCGTTCATCGCGACATCAAACCGTCCAACATCATCTTGGATCCTCAAGGAGTCGCCTGGATCACGGACTTTGGACTTGCCAAAACCGATGACGTCGACTTGACACGTGACGGTGACGTTGTGGGCACGCTGCGTTACATGTCACCGGAACGTTTTGCGGGTACTTGTGACGCTTGCAGTGACGTGTATTCGCTGGGCGTGACCCTCTATGAGATGTTGGCGCTGCAGTCGCCGTTTGCTGGACATGATCGACTCAGTTTGATTTCCGCGATCCAAGAAGTAGGTCCGCCGTCGCTGCGGTCTCTGAACACCCGCGTTCCCCGTGACTTGCAGACGATCGTCGAAAAGGCGATGGAGAAGGAGCCACGCAGGCGGTATCGCACCGCTGCGGCGATGGCGGACGACTTGGAACGCTTTTTGGACGGTCGCCCGATTCGGGCTCGCCGAGTCGGTGCGGCGGAACGGTTGTGGTTGTGGTCGAACAACAATGCCTCGTTGGCATCGTCGATTGCTGCGATCGCATTGTTGTTGGTTTGCGGTGCGATCGGTTCCACGTTCGCCGCGTTTCACTTTCGGGCGCAGGAACGAGCGCAAGCCCAACTGGCGATGGAAAAAACGGCGGAATCGCAGCGGGCCAATCGTCAACGTGATGCGGCCAACCAGAACGCCTACTTTGCCGATATTCGGCAGTCGTATCAGGACTGGGAAAATGGTGACGTGCGGCGGATGCAGACGGCGCTACGCCGCTATGTTCCCAAGCAAGACGAGCAGCCCAAGCAAGATGAAAAGGACATTCGTGGCTGGGAGTGGCATTACCTGCTGTCACTGTCGAATCAGTCGGAAACCATGCTGACCAACTTCGAGGGCTTCTTTCATCAGTTGCAGTGGTCAGCCGATGGGACGCGTCTATTCGGTTGCGGCAGCCAAGGTGGTTTGTTCATCTGGGATCATCAGGGTGAGTTGATCAAGAAAATCGAAATGCCGGGGATCCAGCGGTTCGCGCTCAGTCATGACGACAGCGAAGTCGCGACCGTCCGCGGCGATTCGGACTTGCGATTTTGGAACACGCAAACTTGTGAACTCGTTCAAACGATTCGCGTTGCGGGCGGCGATGCCGTGCTGAGCACGGTCGGTTGGGGCAAGTTCCCCAACTTGATCACGGTTGGGTCCGCACCAACAGCAAAGAATCCTGCCGGCGAATTTTTCGCATTGGAACGGTTCACACAATTCATACTGCAACACCAAGACGGCAACCAAACTCGCGCCAATTGGATGCTGGCTCGACCTCAGGGCGATGCCATCGCCGTGGGCGGACCCAAGATGGGCGTCACCATTGTCTTTGCAGGTTGCGAAATGCAAACGCAAATCGACGTCCAGGTGTTGAACTCTTTTAACGACCTAAGCTGCCTGTGTTGGCATCCTGATGGGCGACGGATCGCAGTGGGAAACGTCTCGATCGGAATTTCCCTTTTTGAAGTCAATCGCGGCGAGCGTCTTCCCAAGCTGTTATTTCGAACGTCTGATCTGACCACCGCAGATGCCGTCACGTTTTCACCCGATGGCAAGCAGATGATTGTCGGCAATCGTGCCGGGCGCGTTGATGTCTACGATTTAGAGTCGCGAGAAAAGATCGTGTCCTACCGTGGACACATGAAAAACGTTCTCGCCGTGGCTGCACATCCATCGGGAAAACTGATTGCGTCCAGCGGTGATGATGGTGCCATTCGTTTTTGGACGCCAAACAATGATCTGGTGCCCATGCCTGCTAACGCAAGTCTCGACCAAGAAGGTGTCAGCCCGGACGGTCGTTGGCGATGGGTACAACAGGACCACAACGTAAGCGTGTTGGACGCCCAGACCGGGCAACTGATGGCAAGTCTTTCGCCCAAGGAAGGGCCGGTTCAGGCGAAGTGGTTTCCGAAGGTGGATCGCGCTGTCTTCTTTGAAGAAAAGCAATATGGCGACGACGGGCAGATTGTATTTGACACTCGAAGCTGGGATTTGATTGGCCAGGCCGGTGCGTTCAGCGAAACGAAGCCGCAGATCGACAGTCGTGGCGACTTCGTTGTGTCGTCGGTTAAAGGAGTGGTGTCGCTTTTCAGTGGGCGAACGGGGGACATCAAGAGTTTTCTCGTCGACGCCAACGTGGTTAAGGCAAAGAGCGGAAGTATCGAGTCTGCGCATGTGGGCGTTTCGCTGAGTCCCACCGGCGACAGGTTTGTGACTGCCAGTGGCGGAGAATTTAAACTCTGGGACACGCAAGCTTGCAAGGAACTCGCGCACTTTTACGGGCATGATCCCGGTGAACTGATCCAAAGAGTCTGTTGGAGCAATCAGGACGGACTGATCGCGACCGGTGGCAGCGATCAAACCATCATCATTTGGGATGCCGATCAACAAACCAGGTTGCAAACGCTTCGCGGACTCCAAGATGCTCCGTCAAAAATCATTTTCGGATTCAATGAAGACGATTCGCGTTTCATGTCAGCAGACAGTCAGTCGGTCAAAGTCTGGGATGTGCCAACCGGACGCGAGTTGTTGTCGATGCCGCTGAACGCCGAGTCGAAATCGGTTTTTGAAAAGTTCAGTGTTGTACAGACGTCCGCAGCCATTTTGCCGTCGCTAACAAATCCTGAGCCGACGGCGCTAGCCGCGGGTTCTGCACACGGGTTGTCGGGATACGCGCGGCTAGCGCCGTCGGCTCACAAGAATGGAGACGGTGATTTGGCTCCGTTTGCGGCCCTCGCGAAAGTCGAGTCACTCGAAACGAACTTGCCGACTAATGATGAATTTTCTCATCAGAAAATGCACGGGCTGGCTCGAGATCTCGTCTGCGATCCACAGCGCAAAACGCACGATCCCGAGCGAGGACTCGCGATTTCCGAACAGGCGATCCAGAAAAATCCTGGCGATCCGGATTACCTTCTGGTCCACGCCTTAGCCCAGTATCGAATCGGCAATTTCGAC from Rubripirellula tenax includes:
- a CDS encoding sigma-70 family RNA polymerase sigma factor produces the protein MNEEVDELATRTRLGDESALADLFERNRAKLRSMVAFRMDANLRGRVDPSDVIQESFLDLAKRFDDFKSKQSMSPLVWMRLVTMERLMAVHRHHVTTQMRDARRDVSIDREMGLGATSVSLAAALMDRLSSASGKVIRSEQKAKLHELLEQMDQDDREIIALRIFEGVTNGEAAEILKLSKQTTSKRFVRAIDRLRTAMQDVPGLEQWFNHN
- a CDS encoding protein kinase domain-containing protein, which encodes MTDPGPEDADSDRSLDVDVLVDEIADEFLLAVRSGTILDIDAFVASHPTVIANPAIEVPLRRMLETLRLLHGLGAESFAAGKPAEPLPEQEFGLPEIADYRLLRVAGRGGMGVVYEAMQLSLSRKVALKVLPEHSFGNANSLARFQLEARSAAGLHHTNIVPVFEVGNDGRHCFYAMQFIEGHSLDEVIRQLREIRDNDESKSRHGLPEEAEPTVAEVAKTFGDEIIKPQLLASSTTTSSATTSVSQQSKPFFRNIARIGRQIADGLGHAHQRGIVHRDIKPSNIILDPQGVAWITDFGLAKTDDVDLTRDGDVVGTLRYMSPERFAGTCDACSDVYSLGVTLYEMLALQSPFAGHDRLSLISAIQEVGPPSLRSLNTRVPRDLQTIVEKAMEKEPRRRYRTAAAMADDLERFLDGRPIRARRVGAAERLWLWSNNNASLASSIAAIALLLVCGAIGSTFAAFHFRAQERAQAQLAMEKTAESQRANRQRDAANQNAYFADIRQSYQDWENGDVRRMQTALRRYVPKQDEQPKQDEKDIRGWEWHYLLSLSNQSETMLTNFEGFFHQLQWSADGTRLFGCGSQGGLFIWDHQGELIKKIEMPGIQRFALSHDDSEVATVRGDSDLRFWNTQTCELVQTIRVAGGDAVLSTVGWGKFPNLITVGSAPTAKNPAGEFFALERFTQFILQHQDGNQTRANWMLARPQGDAIAVGGPKMGVTIVFAGCEMQTQIDVQVLNSFNDLSCLCWHPDGRRIAVGNVSIGISLFEVNRGERLPKLLFRTSDLTTADAVTFSPDGKQMIVGNRAGRVDVYDLESREKIVSYRGHMKNVLAVAAHPSGKLIASSGDDGAIRFWTPNNDLVPMPANASLDQEGVSPDGRWRWVQQDHNVSVLDAQTGQLMASLSPKEGPVQAKWFPKVDRAVFFEEKQYGDDGQIVFDTRSWDLIGQAGAFSETKPQIDSRGDFVVSSVKGVVSLFSGRTGDIKSFLVDANVVKAKSGSIESAHVGVSLSPTGDRFVTASGGEFKLWDTQACKELAHFYGHDPGELIQRVCWSNQDGLIATGGSDQTIIIWDADQQTRLQTLRGLQDAPSKIIFGFNEDDSRFMSADSQSVKVWDVPTGRELLSMPLNAESKSVFEKFSVVQTSAAILPSLTNPEPTALAAGSAHGLSGYARLAPSAHKNGDGDLAPFAALAKVESLETNLPTNDEFSHQKMHGLARDLVCDPQRKTHDPERGLAISEQAIQKNPGDPDYLLVHALAQYRIGNFDAAQRSLQTAADLGLTDLVTARSLAALCQLANNQPIENLSLDLAKSVQTKTSAPNPALLPIVRESADAIYRHRRSIAKIETGSSEARIVVNDLGDDFYLPDDDRVSLREAVIAVAEGGTIEFSVTGTIELRMGPIHIDKSVTIVGPGWKELSLSGSDAHRLLIIDDGEAQNRATVSISGMRLTAGFSDQPVHVQTNPSIISVYESLSLADCRVDNNHVITASGNMLYAASDSVLEVVRCAFEQNSANEGTAIGAYGALEASIDSCSFIGNKRVDGNSGDANVILCSGSMKIVNSTFANNRSRDRGAVGGTKRGCNLQIQNCTFTDNRGGGLYCNQQPAGPFSGQVNVTNCLFSGNIDVDGKPMDVRTISDFKATISHSIIGSGEGMYIDGGNNLTGVDPLLGPLADNGGPTKTRALLKDSPAIDAGSNNDLPTDQRGQAIQGTRDIGAFEFQDQ